In Edaphobacter dinghuensis, one genomic interval encodes:
- a CDS encoding carboxymuconolactone decarboxylase family protein yields MPNYSVHTIASAPENSKTALEQLQQAFGVVPNIAGAIANSPKLINALVGVFQQVHSSSLAEAEIQIVLLTDAVTNSCAYAVAFHTALALQQGVGAEAVDAIRARQAPADGRYAALFNLATNLIERRGHVSEEELDAFLAAGFTKEQVLEVIAIVAASTITNYAGTIANTPLDDPFRQYAWRG; encoded by the coding sequence ATGCCGAATTATTCCGTTCATACCATCGCTTCAGCGCCTGAGAACTCGAAGACGGCGCTTGAACAGTTGCAGCAGGCTTTTGGCGTCGTGCCGAATATTGCCGGAGCGATTGCAAATTCACCGAAACTTATCAACGCTCTGGTTGGCGTATTTCAGCAGGTCCACAGCAGCAGCCTTGCCGAAGCGGAGATTCAAATCGTCCTTTTGACAGATGCTGTGACGAACTCGTGTGCCTATGCTGTCGCGTTCCATACGGCATTGGCGTTGCAGCAGGGAGTCGGGGCCGAGGCGGTCGATGCGATTCGTGCGCGGCAGGCGCCTGCGGATGGACGATATGCTGCGCTCTTCAACCTGGCAACGAACCTTATCGAGAGGCGCGGACATGTGAGCGAAGAGGAGCTTGATGCGTTTCTTGCTGCCGGGTTCACGAAAGAGCAGGTGCTGGAAGTGATCGCGATTGTGGCAGCCTCGACGATCACAAACTATGCTGGAACCATCGCCAATACGCCGCTGGACGATCCGTTCCGGCAGTATGCGTGGCGAGGATAG
- a CDS encoding helix-turn-helix domain-containing protein, whose product MGTHSIAAAPQLGELLRYWRQERGKSQLDLSLDTGISQRHVSFVESGRSTPSRDFLSTVSDALNIPLRERNVLLLASGYAPQYSEQSMDDEQMAIVTSAVDRMLQQHEPHPALVLDRHWNVLRRNEAATRFFGSFVDLEAWPKPRNLLELMFDPAGVRPFVEEWEKVAAGLLQRVRREAVGQVLDVELQRLLKRLQEYPEVEGLKPPPAAQSAVLPIVFRRGEERFSYFSLITTVGTPQCITAQELRVECMFPSHIASR is encoded by the coding sequence ATGGGAACACATTCGATTGCCGCGGCTCCTCAACTGGGTGAGTTGTTGCGCTACTGGAGACAGGAGCGCGGCAAGAGCCAGCTCGATCTTTCGCTGGACACAGGCATCTCGCAACGCCATGTGAGCTTTGTGGAGAGCGGACGAAGCACACCCAGCCGGGATTTTCTTTCCACTGTTTCCGATGCTTTGAACATTCCACTGCGCGAGCGAAATGTTTTGCTGCTGGCGTCGGGCTATGCGCCGCAGTATAGCGAGCAGAGCATGGATGACGAGCAGATGGCGATCGTAACCAGTGCCGTCGACCGAATGTTGCAGCAGCATGAACCGCATCCGGCGCTGGTGCTGGACCGGCACTGGAACGTGTTGAGGAGGAATGAGGCAGCGACACGATTCTTTGGCTCATTCGTTGACCTGGAGGCGTGGCCAAAGCCGCGGAACCTTCTTGAGCTGATGTTCGATCCAGCGGGAGTGCGGCCTTTTGTTGAGGAGTGGGAGAAGGTTGCCGCCGGTCTGCTGCAAAGGGTTCGGCGGGAGGCGGTGGGACAGGTGCTGGATGTGGAGCTGCAACGATTGCTGAAGCGGTTGCAGGAGTATCCAGAGGTTGAAGGATTGAAGCCTCCGCCTGCTGCTCAGAGCGCTGTATTGCCGATTGTGTTCAGGCGGGGAGAGGAGCGCTTCTCTTATTTTTCTCTGATTACGACGGTCGGTACGCCACAGTGCATTACGGCGCAGGAACTTCGCGTGGAGTGTATGTTTCCGAGTCATATCGCGAGCAGATGA
- a CDS encoding nuclear transport factor 2 family protein gives MADTEILIERAYSAFNKRDIDGALALMTEDVSWPKASEGGRVVGKEEIRAYWMRQWGEFDPYVDPLVITEGDGGKVRVRVHQLVRSLEGDVLADGEVLHVFTVKSGLIAAMELGDEADAAAGPSAAFSHRH, from the coding sequence ATGGCAGACACTGAGATTCTGATCGAGCGGGCGTACTCGGCGTTCAACAAGCGGGACATCGATGGCGCATTAGCGCTGATGACCGAAGATGTGAGCTGGCCGAAGGCTTCGGAGGGCGGCAGGGTTGTGGGGAAGGAAGAGATTCGCGCTTATTGGATGCGGCAATGGGGCGAGTTTGATCCGTATGTCGACCCGCTGGTCATCACCGAGGGAGACGGCGGCAAGGTCCGCGTGAGGGTGCACCAGCTTGTCAGGAGCCTTGAAGGTGATGTGCTGGCGGACGGCGAAGTTCTCCATGTATTTACGGTGAAGAGCGGCCTTATCGCAGCCATGGAGCTTGGGGATGAGGCCGATGCGGCTGCGGGGCCGTCTGCTGCGTTTTCGCATCGACACTAA
- a CDS encoding carboxypeptidase-like regulatory domain-containing protein — MADPLPDAPLPAQDGSANDQTAGTASIAGVVVDSDGAAVSGALVRVLLSDGRQFATLKSGVNGEFTFTQVPAGSYSVMVDASRFTSFKTPPFTVAAGQAYSVPEISLAIAGVNTSVVVRPTEEVAAEQIKAEEKQRALGIVPNFYVSYIPDAAPLTSKQKLSMAVHDTFDWTSFVGVSIGAGIQQANNSFSGYGQGAEGYGKRWGALYADGRTSDLLSHYVFASLLHQDPRYFYQGTGTKKSRLFHALSNGFVARSDSGKTMPNYAYLFGDITSAAISNAYYPKSDRGAGLVFTNAGLGIAGRAAQGVIQEFIGKRLTKHSSDSSATAP, encoded by the coding sequence GTGGCCGATCCGCTGCCTGATGCTCCGCTGCCCGCGCAGGATGGTTCGGCCAATGACCAGACGGCAGGTACGGCGAGCATTGCAGGCGTAGTGGTCGATTCGGATGGCGCGGCGGTTTCGGGTGCGCTGGTCAGAGTTCTGCTGAGCGATGGAAGGCAATTTGCGACGCTGAAATCGGGCGTGAATGGAGAGTTCACGTTCACACAGGTTCCGGCGGGATCTTATTCCGTGATGGTGGATGCTTCGAGGTTCACCTCTTTCAAGACGCCGCCGTTTACTGTCGCGGCGGGGCAGGCTTATTCGGTCCCGGAGATTTCGCTTGCCATTGCAGGGGTAAACACGAGTGTGGTGGTTCGGCCTACGGAAGAGGTGGCCGCGGAACAGATCAAGGCGGAAGAGAAGCAGCGCGCGCTGGGCATCGTCCCCAACTTTTATGTGAGCTACATTCCGGATGCCGCTCCTCTGACGTCGAAGCAAAAGCTCTCGATGGCTGTTCACGACACGTTCGATTGGACGAGCTTTGTCGGCGTGAGCATCGGAGCGGGCATTCAGCAGGCCAACAATTCTTTCAGCGGCTATGGGCAGGGTGCGGAGGGATATGGCAAGCGATGGGGCGCGCTCTATGCCGACGGACGGACGAGCGACCTGCTGAGCCACTATGTCTTCGCATCGCTGCTTCACCAGGACCCGCGCTACTTTTACCAGGGCACGGGGACAAAGAAATCGCGGCTCTTCCATGCCTTGAGCAATGGATTTGTTGCACGCAGCGATAGCGGCAAGACCATGCCCAACTATGCGTATCTTTTTGGCGATATCACCTCTGCCGCTATTTCGAATGCGTATTATCCTAAGTCGGATCGCGGAGCGGGGCTGGTCTTCACGAACGCGGGGCTTGGCATCGCAGGCCGCGCCGCGCAAGGCGTGATTCAGGAATTTATCGGCAAGCGGCTGACGAAGCATAGCTCCGATTCCAGTGCCACAGCGCCGTGA
- a CDS encoding AraC family transcriptional regulator: protein MDRLAPFFERFSLSARMFYSGRQCGLSPNLDEPTGYLHVLRRGTLTVIRPNARPLVLDTPSILFFPRPQQHRIHGPKTGGADLVCATVQFGVGMLNPLTVSLPEPFVVPLNTLPQLAPALELLFSEASSRSAGRQAALDRLFEYILVLLIRSALTDRLLDSGVLLGLADERLGKAIELMHKHPEFPWSLEELARRAGMSRARFAARFRHIVGITPFDYLTDWRLGVAQTMLRKGSSLKLIAAAVGYANATALTRVFTQRLGMPPSEWLAHQED from the coding sequence ATGGACCGCCTCGCCCCTTTCTTCGAACGATTCTCTCTCTCCGCCCGCATGTTTTACTCGGGGCGGCAATGCGGCCTCTCTCCTAACCTCGACGAGCCGACAGGCTATCTTCATGTGCTCCGCAGAGGAACGTTGACGGTCATTCGCCCCAACGCTCGTCCTCTGGTGCTCGATACGCCAAGCATCCTCTTCTTTCCTCGTCCTCAACAACATCGCATTCACGGCCCCAAGACCGGTGGTGCTGATCTCGTCTGCGCCACCGTGCAATTCGGCGTCGGCATGTTGAACCCTCTCACCGTCTCACTCCCGGAGCCGTTCGTCGTCCCTCTGAACACTCTTCCCCAGCTCGCTCCCGCCCTCGAGCTTCTGTTCTCCGAAGCAAGCTCTCGCTCCGCCGGCAGGCAGGCCGCGCTCGATCGTCTCTTCGAATACATTCTCGTGCTCCTCATACGGTCCGCCCTCACCGATCGCCTGCTCGACAGCGGTGTCCTGTTGGGCCTTGCCGATGAACGTCTGGGCAAGGCAATCGAGCTTATGCACAAACACCCTGAGTTTCCCTGGTCGCTCGAAGAGCTGGCCAGACGCGCAGGCATGTCCCGCGCCCGCTTCGCCGCACGCTTTCGCCACATCGTCGGCATAACGCCATTCGATTACCTGACAGACTGGCGTCTCGGTGTTGCCCAGACGATGTTGCGCAAGGGCAGCTCTCTGAAGCTCATCGCAGCCGCCGTGGGATACGCCAACGCCACGGCCCTCACGCGGGTCTTCACCCAGCGTCTCGGCATGCCACCCTCCGAGTGGCTCGCACACCAGGAAGACTGA
- a CDS encoding DUF417 family protein, translated as MNGLSKVRVKAESGLVQLAAWIDERKIAFLVTSIGMIVMLLWAGSFKMTRPGAEGIIPLVSNSPLIWWHFKVFGPYVGSDLIGLTEWLYALLIIVGYFKPKAGIAGGLIGVVMFFTTSTMLMTTPGAIISVPGIHGMRYMSFLGLFLFKDVISLGASFYLISYFGKKAIALEKRS; from the coding sequence ATGAATGGATTGAGCAAGGTTCGAGTGAAAGCAGAGAGCGGCCTGGTGCAGTTGGCGGCATGGATCGATGAGCGCAAGATTGCGTTTCTGGTCACGAGCATCGGCATGATTGTGATGCTGCTGTGGGCCGGGTCTTTTAAGATGACGCGTCCCGGCGCCGAAGGCATTATTCCTCTGGTTTCGAACAGCCCGCTGATCTGGTGGCACTTTAAGGTGTTCGGCCCTTATGTCGGATCGGACCTTATCGGCTTGACCGAGTGGCTTTACGCTCTGCTGATTATCGTGGGTTACTTTAAACCGAAGGCCGGTATCGCGGGCGGGCTGATCGGTGTGGTGATGTTTTTTACGACCAGCACCATGCTGATGACTACGCCGGGCGCGATCATCTCTGTACCCGGGATTCATGGGATGAGGTACATGAGCTTTCTGGGCCTGTTTCTCTTCAAGGACGTGATCTCGCTGGGAGCGTCGTTCTACCTGATCAGTTATTTCGGGAAGAAGGCCATTGCTTTGGAGAAGAGATCGTAA
- a CDS encoding TetR/AcrR family transcriptional regulator, whose product MILGHPSATMVDEMPPTKLNKHEQRTKETRELLLQAAEKVFVRDGYEKADLAEIAEIAGRTKGAIYGQFKSKEDVFLALIEATALRRRVTMRDLLEDSRSTEENIRILRKFLLSLAKDEVWSLLILEFKLYAIRHPEARERLLDIYKRMRPQDEETEYIAHLGKPPRGKQSFTRTKAVHASFAVLYALQFEKTFDPHLFQLADVERISATVFDTLFGIK is encoded by the coding sequence ATGATCTTGGGACATCCTTCAGCTACGATGGTGGACGAGATGCCACCGACAAAGCTGAACAAGCACGAGCAACGCACCAAAGAGACCAGAGAGCTGCTCCTTCAAGCCGCAGAAAAAGTCTTTGTGCGCGATGGATACGAGAAGGCCGACCTCGCCGAGATCGCCGAGATCGCCGGACGAACCAAGGGAGCGATCTACGGCCAGTTCAAGAGCAAGGAAGACGTCTTCCTCGCTCTCATCGAAGCAACTGCTCTCCGCCGCAGAGTCACGATGAGAGACCTGCTCGAGGACTCGCGATCGACCGAAGAAAACATCCGCATCCTCCGAAAGTTCCTCCTCTCGCTCGCAAAGGACGAGGTCTGGAGCTTGCTGATCCTCGAGTTCAAGCTCTATGCAATCCGCCACCCTGAAGCGCGAGAACGCCTCCTCGATATCTACAAGCGCATGCGGCCGCAGGACGAAGAGACCGAATACATCGCCCATCTTGGAAAGCCTCCACGCGGCAAACAATCCTTCACGCGGACCAAGGCAGTCCATGCATCGTTCGCCGTCCTCTACGCCCTGCAGTTCGAAAAGACCTTCGACCCTCACCTCTTCCAGCTCGCCGACGTGGAACGAATCTCCGCCACCGTCTTCGACACCCTCTTCGGAATAAAGTGA
- a CDS encoding VOC family protein gives MALKRMDNIGIVVDDLEATIDFFRELGLELEGRATIEGEWAGRITGLGDQRVEIAMMRTPDGHSRLELSRFLAPPVVADHRNAPVNALGYLRVMFAVDDIDETLGRLRKRGAQLVGEVVQYQDSYRLCYIRGPEGLLIGLAQELL, from the coding sequence ATGGCGCTCAAACGGATGGATAACATAGGGATTGTCGTCGATGACCTCGAAGCGACGATTGATTTCTTCCGCGAGCTCGGCCTGGAACTGGAAGGGCGAGCCACGATCGAAGGAGAATGGGCAGGTCGTATCACCGGACTCGGCGACCAGCGCGTCGAGATTGCCATGATGCGTACACCGGACGGCCACAGCCGTCTCGAGCTCTCCCGCTTCCTCGCGCCGCCAGTCGTCGCGGACCACCGCAACGCCCCGGTAAACGCTTTAGGCTACCTCCGCGTCATGTTCGCCGTGGACGACATCGACGAAACGCTTGGCAGGCTGCGCAAGCGCGGCGCACAGCTCGTAGGCGAAGTCGTCCAGTATCAGGACTCTTATCGGCTTTGCTACATCCGCGGGCCTGAAGGCCTTCTCATCGGACTCGCCCAGGAACTCCTCTGA